One region of Mycolicibacterium rhodesiae NBB3 genomic DNA includes:
- a CDS encoding NAD(P)/FAD-dependent oxidoreductase produces MAAPGFIAIGSGPAGVSAAETFRSKHPGIPVRILTVDPALPYAKPPLSKGFLCGREQKRDLHSEEWFVHNNVDLIRGIAVDRIDTAGQEVITVGGQHYPYWHLVVASGATPVRLDIPGADQALTLRSFSDAVALKMAARYADSAVVIGGGLIGCEAAACLAARGVETALVAAEVVPLQRRFGLEAGERIVKILSDHGVGFVGETTVAEIGASAVVFDDGTDVNADLVVAATGVRPDVRLAEAAGLHTRDGRIVVDEHMHASARNVYAAGDVALAHNVTAGRRIRSEHWRDAAQEGLVAGLTAAGFSAVWDQVPGFSCTIGDSVLKYRGWGSYETCRLVDHHNGFTVWYEAGGDVVGVLTLNADEDHHRADELLRAS; encoded by the coding sequence GTGGCGGCACCGGGTTTCATCGCCATCGGAAGTGGTCCTGCGGGGGTGAGCGCGGCGGAGACGTTCCGCAGCAAGCACCCCGGCATACCGGTGCGCATCCTGACCGTCGACCCGGCGCTGCCTTACGCCAAGCCTCCGCTGAGCAAAGGCTTTCTGTGTGGCCGCGAACAGAAGCGCGACCTGCACAGCGAAGAGTGGTTCGTCCACAACAACGTCGACCTCATCCGCGGCATCGCCGTCGACCGCATCGACACGGCCGGCCAGGAGGTGATCACCGTGGGCGGCCAGCACTATCCCTACTGGCACCTCGTCGTCGCCTCGGGTGCGACGCCGGTCAGGCTGGACATCCCCGGCGCCGACCAGGCGCTGACGTTGCGGTCGTTCTCCGATGCGGTCGCATTGAAGATGGCTGCCCGCTACGCAGATTCGGCTGTCGTCATCGGGGGCGGTCTGATCGGCTGTGAGGCTGCGGCCTGTCTCGCGGCGCGCGGTGTGGAAACCGCGCTGGTGGCCGCGGAAGTCGTTCCCCTGCAACGACGTTTCGGGCTGGAAGCCGGTGAGCGCATCGTCAAGATCCTCTCCGACCACGGGGTGGGCTTTGTCGGCGAGACCACCGTGGCCGAGATCGGTGCCTCCGCTGTGGTGTTCGACGACGGCACCGACGTCAACGCGGACCTCGTCGTGGCAGCGACCGGTGTACGGCCGGATGTCCGGCTGGCCGAAGCCGCCGGGCTTCACACCCGCGACGGGCGCATCGTTGTCGACGAGCACATGCACGCCTCGGCGCGAAACGTGTACGCCGCAGGTGACGTCGCGCTCGCGCACAACGTCACCGCCGGGCGTCGCATCAGGTCCGAGCACTGGCGCGACGCCGCACAGGAGGGGCTGGTCGCCGGGCTCACCGCCGCCGGCTTCTCCGCCGTATGGGATCAGGTTCCCGGGTTCTCTTGCACCATCGGCGATTCGGTGCTCAAGTATCGCGGCTGGGGTAGTTATGAAACCTGTCGACTGGTCGACCACCACAACGGCTTCACCGTCTGGTACGAGGCCGGCGGCGACGTCGTCGGCGTACTGACGCTGAACGCCGACGAGGACCATCACCGCGCGGACGAACTGTTGCGGGCGAGCTGA
- a CDS encoding glycoside hydrolase family 3 N-terminal domain-containing protein produces the protein MTIAFAVLAVVVLAVVVVFVVKPRLSGSSSTAPSSQASAPSPPAPTATIPPGCGDAEAVVNAMSTRDKLAQLLMVGVTGAEDARAVAADHHVGGIMIGSWTDLSMLQDGSLREIAGSAGALPLAVSTDEEGGRVQRLSSIIGSQPPPRTLAATSSPDEVYSIALQRGRAMKELGITVDFAPVVDVTDAPDDTVIGDRSFGSNPEAVTAFAGAYARGLRDAGVLPVLKHFPGHGHGSGDSHTGGVSTPPLDQLQADDLIPYRTLTTDKPVAVMLGHLQVPGLTGTDPASLSKPAYDLLRSGGYGGPPFTGLVYTDDLSSMAAINERYSVPDAVLRSLQAGADIALWITTDEVPAVLDSLEQAVNSGQLSMDRVNESAMRVADSKSATPNCGR, from the coding sequence ATGACCATCGCGTTCGCGGTGCTCGCCGTGGTGGTGCTTGCCGTCGTCGTCGTGTTCGTCGTGAAGCCCAGGCTGTCGGGGTCGTCGTCGACGGCCCCCTCCAGCCAGGCATCGGCGCCGAGCCCCCCGGCGCCCACCGCGACCATCCCGCCGGGGTGCGGCGACGCCGAAGCCGTCGTCAATGCCATGTCCACCCGCGACAAGCTCGCCCAGCTGCTGATGGTCGGGGTGACCGGCGCCGAGGACGCCCGTGCGGTTGCGGCCGACCACCACGTCGGCGGCATCATGATCGGCAGCTGGACCGACCTGTCCATGCTGCAAGACGGATCCCTTCGCGAGATCGCGGGGTCCGCGGGCGCGCTGCCGTTGGCCGTCAGCACCGACGAGGAAGGCGGTCGCGTACAACGACTGTCGAGCATCATCGGCTCGCAGCCGCCGCCGCGTACGTTGGCCGCGACCAGCTCGCCCGACGAGGTGTATTCCATTGCGCTGCAACGTGGCCGCGCGATGAAAGAACTTGGCATCACAGTTGATTTCGCTCCCGTCGTCGACGTGACGGACGCTCCCGACGACACCGTCATCGGCGATCGCTCCTTCGGCTCGAACCCGGAAGCCGTGACCGCCTTCGCGGGCGCCTACGCGCGCGGGCTGCGGGACGCGGGAGTGCTGCCGGTGCTCAAACACTTCCCCGGACACGGCCACGGCTCAGGCGACTCGCACACCGGCGGGGTGAGCACCCCACCGCTCGACCAGCTGCAGGCCGATGACCTGATCCCGTACCGGACGCTGACCACCGACAAGCCGGTGGCCGTGATGCTCGGCCACCTCCAGGTGCCGGGACTGACGGGCACCGACCCCGCCAGTCTGTCCAAACCCGCCTACGACCTGCTGCGGTCCGGGGGATACGGCGGTCCGCCGTTCACCGGGCTGGTGTACACCGACGACCTGTCCAGCATGGCCGCGATCAACGAGCGCTACAGCGTTCCCGACGCCGTGCTGCGCTCGCTGCAGGCCGGCGCCGACATCGCGTTGTGGATCACCACCGACGAGGTACCGGCGGTATTGGATTCACTCGAGCAGGCGGTCAACTCGGGCCAGCTGAGCATGGACCGCGTCAACGAATCGGCGATGCGGGTGGCGGATTCGAAGAGCGCAACGCCGAACTGCGGCCGCTAG